The following coding sequences lie in one Nitrospiraceae bacterium genomic window:
- a CDS encoding ATP synthase F0 subunit B: protein MLEFNYWFFVLLANFLFLIWILNKLLFKPILNLFKEREKTIKSSMTDAKNLAQKQEQKSLKLNKELSDARHKAMKIFESLKEEGLIEHKKLFSKAENEAAEILQKARAELKAEAEKAKQALRVDVDKFSDEIVRKLIKA from the coding sequence ATGTTAGAGTTTAATTATTGGTTTTTTGTTCTGCTTGCAAATTTTCTCTTCCTTATATGGATTTTAAATAAACTGCTGTTCAAGCCTATTCTCAATCTCTTTAAGGAAAGAGAGAAAACGATAAAAAGCTCGATGACTGACGCAAAAAATCTGGCGCAAAAACAAGAACAAAAATCTCTTAAGCTAAACAAGGAATTGTCTGATGCAAGACACAAGGCAATGAAAATTTTTGAGTCGCTTAAAGAAGAAGGTTTGATCGAACATAAAAAATTATTTTCCAAGGCTGAAAACGAGGCAGCAGAAATTTTACAAAAAGCAAGAGCAGAACTAAAAGCCGAAGCTGAAAAGGCAAAACAGGCGCTTAGGGTCGATGTTGATAAATTCTCAGATGAAATCGTAAGGAAATTGATAAAAGCATGA
- the atpD gene encoding F0F1 ATP synthase subunit beta, with protein MSNVGKISQVIGAVVDLEFEEKLPEILNAIVVEQKGDSSKGLPDIKVTLEVASHLGDNKVRTVAMSSTDGLVRGMAATDTGNPISVPVGKAALGRIMNVIGDGIDKLGPIKSDVKWPIHRSAPEFVEQEPVTQVFETGVKVFDLLVPFVRGGKMGMFGGAGVGKTVVIMEMIHNIAMKHGGVSVFAGVGERTREGNDLYNEMKHSGVLEKVALIYGQMNEPPGARARVALSALTCAEYFRDEGQDVLIFIDNIFRYTLAGSELSALLGRMPSAVGYQPTLGTDMGILQERITTTKKGAITSMQAIYVPADDLTDPAVATAFTHLDGTVVLSRQISELGIYPAVDPLDSTSRILDPKVIGDEHYAVARKVQMTLQRYKELQDIIAILGMEELSEDDKLTVSRARKIQRFLSQPFHVAEVFTGRQGKYVKVADTIKGFKAIADGKYDDMPEQAFYMTGTIEEAEENAKKLGWSRQI; from the coding sequence ATGAGCAATGTAGGCAAAATTTCACAGGTTATCGGTGCAGTTGTCGATTTAGAGTTTGAAGAGAAACTGCCGGAGATCCTAAACGCTATTGTAGTCGAGCAGAAAGGAGACTCTTCAAAGGGGCTTCCTGATATCAAGGTTACACTCGAAGTCGCATCCCACCTCGGAGATAACAAGGTAAGAACTGTTGCAATGTCCTCAACTGACGGACTTGTAAGAGGAATGGCTGCTACTGACACAGGAAATCCGATAAGCGTTCCTGTTGGCAAGGCTGCGCTTGGAAGAATAATGAATGTTATCGGGGATGGCATCGATAAATTAGGACCTATAAAATCAGATGTAAAATGGCCTATACACAGATCCGCCCCTGAATTTGTTGAACAGGAACCTGTTACACAGGTTTTTGAGACAGGAGTTAAAGTATTTGACCTGCTAGTACCATTCGTAAGAGGCGGCAAGATGGGAATGTTTGGCGGCGCAGGTGTTGGAAAAACTGTTGTTATCATGGAAATGATCCACAACATCGCAATGAAACACGGCGGTGTTTCTGTTTTTGCAGGTGTTGGTGAAAGAACAAGAGAAGGTAATGATCTTTATAACGAAATGAAACATTCCGGCGTTCTAGAAAAAGTTGCGCTTATTTACGGTCAGATGAATGAACCGCCTGGAGCAAGGGCTAGAGTTGCACTTTCAGCGCTTACATGTGCAGAGTACTTCAGAGACGAGGGGCAGGACGTTTTGATCTTTATCGACAATATATTCAGATATACACTTGCCGGTTCAGAGCTCTCAGCGCTGCTTGGTAGAATGCCTTCAGCTGTTGGTTACCAGCCTACTCTCGGAACTGACATGGGTATTCTACAGGAAAGAATCACAACAACAAAGAAAGGCGCTATTACATCAATGCAGGCTATATATGTCCCTGCAGACGACCTTACAGACCCTGCTGTTGCAACGGCATTTACACATCTTGACGGAACAGTTGTTCTTTCAAGACAGATATCAGAGCTTGGTATTTATCCTGCTGTTGATCCGCTCGATTCAACATCACGTATTCTTGATCCTAAGGTTATCGGTGATGAACACTATGCGGTTGCAAGAAAAGTCCAGATGACTCTTCAGAGATACAAAGAGCTTCAGGACATCATTGCAATCCTTGGTATGGAAGAACTTTCAGAAGATGACAAGCTTACTGTTTCAAGGGCCAGGAAAATACAAAGATTCTTAAGCCAGCCTTTCCATGTTGCAGAAGTGTTTACTGGAAGACAAGGGAAATACGTAAAAGTTGCTGACACAATAAAAGGCTTCAAGGCAATAGCTGATGGCAAATATGATGACATGCCGGAACAGGCATTCTATATGACAGGCACCATTGAAGAAGCAGAAGAGAATGCAAAGAAGCTTGGCTGGTCGAGGCAGATATAA
- the atpA gene encoding F0F1 ATP synthase subunit alpha, translating into MQIKVDEISELLKKQISDFEKKVDVSEIGTVIAVGDGIARVYGLEKCMASELLEFPSGVMGMALNLEEDTVGAVLFGDDSLIKEGDVVKRTGRIMSVPVGDNMKGRVVNAIGQPIDGKGPVVTKDRKMVDVVAPGIIDRQPVGEPLQTGLKAIDSMIPIGRGQRELIIGDRQTGKTAIAIDAIINQKGEDVVCIYVAVGQKRANVARVMKTLEEHGALEHTIIVSATASEPAPLQYIAPYTGCAIGEYFRDKGKHALIIYDDLSKQATAYRQLSLLLRRPPGREAFPGDVFYLHSRLLERAAKLSKELGGGSLTALPIIETQAGDVSGYIPTNVISITDGQIYLEGELFYAGVRPAVNVGLSVSRVGGAAQTKAMKQVAGTIRLELAQFRELAAFAQFGSDLDKATLAQIERGKRLSELLKQGQYAPMSMEEQVIVLFAGTQGFLDDIAVEAVKEFETELLVYMRDQKADIKKDLKEKKTIDDNLKARLTEAINHFKVGFKA; encoded by the coding sequence ATGCAGATTAAGGTTGATGAGATTAGTGAACTTTTAAAAAAACAGATTTCTGATTTTGAAAAAAAAGTAGATGTAAGTGAAATAGGAACTGTCATCGCTGTAGGCGACGGTATCGCAAGGGTTTACGGCCTTGAGAAGTGTATGGCGTCAGAGCTTCTTGAGTTCCCTAGCGGCGTCATGGGCATGGCGCTTAACCTTGAAGAAGATACTGTCGGTGCGGTTCTTTTTGGTGATGACTCTTTAATTAAAGAAGGCGATGTTGTAAAGCGCACAGGCAGGATCATGTCTGTGCCAGTAGGCGATAATATGAAAGGCAGGGTTGTAAATGCAATAGGCCAGCCCATTGACGGAAAAGGTCCTGTTGTTACAAAGGACAGAAAAATGGTTGATGTTGTCGCCCCTGGTATTATTGACAGACAGCCTGTTGGAGAGCCTCTCCAGACAGGACTTAAGGCGATCGACTCAATGATCCCAATCGGAAGAGGACAGAGAGAGCTTATTATCGGCGACCGTCAGACAGGAAAGACAGCAATTGCTATAGATGCAATCATAAATCAAAAAGGCGAAGATGTTGTATGCATATATGTTGCAGTAGGCCAGAAACGCGCAAACGTTGCACGTGTTATGAAGACCCTTGAAGAACACGGAGCACTGGAGCATACGATCATAGTTTCAGCTACTGCAAGCGAACCTGCACCTCTTCAGTATATTGCTCCATATACAGGATGTGCCATAGGTGAATATTTCAGGGATAAAGGCAAACACGCTTTAATAATATATGATGACCTTTCAAAACAGGCAACTGCTTACAGACAACTGTCGCTTCTTCTCAGAAGACCGCCTGGACGTGAAGCATTCCCCGGCGATGTTTTCTACTTACACTCAAGACTTCTGGAAAGAGCTGCCAAACTCTCGAAAGAGCTTGGCGGAGGTTCACTCACAGCGCTGCCTATAATCGAGACACAGGCAGGTGACGTGTCGGGTTATATTCCAACAAACGTTATCTCAATCACAGATGGTCAGATATACCTCGAGGGAGAGCTTTTCTATGCTGGAGTAAGACCTGCTGTTAACGTGGGTCTTTCAGTCAGCCGTGTTGGCGGAGCTGCGCAGACAAAAGCTATGAAACAGGTTGCAGGAACAATAAGACTTGAGCTTGCTCAGTTCAGAGAACTCGCTGCATTTGCACAGTTCGGAAGCGATCTTGATAAGGCAACGCTTGCGCAGATAGAAAGAGGCAAGAGACTCAGCGAGCTCCTGAAACAGGGACAATATGCTCCTATGTCAATGGAAGAACAGGTAATAGTTCTTTTTGCTGGAACACAAGGCTTCCTTGATGATATAGCTGTTGAAGCTGTAAAAGAATTTGAGACCGAACTTCTCGTTTACATGAGAGACCAAAAAGCTGACATAAAGAAAGATCTGAAAGAGAAAAAAACAATTGACGACAACCTCAAGGCAAGGCTAACAGAGGCAATCAATCATTTTAAGGTTGGGTTCAAGGCATAA
- the atpH gene encoding ATP synthase F1 subunit delta, producing the protein MKHNKQAKKYSKMFLNMVGIEDAITYIDELTAVTSLMNKSKKLKGLLMGPQFTSGEKEKVLKQLGKIAGFSDYTIKFVTYLSNNMTITSLPEIIRMTTNIYLEKKHKAKAVVITPMKIDRTHESRLSEALKKLTNKDVDMDFVLDPTLIGGILVKVGSTMYDTSIKGQLRLLKDELIKG; encoded by the coding sequence ATGAAACACAACAAGCAGGCAAAAAAATATTCCAAGATGTTTCTGAATATGGTCGGCATCGAAGATGCAATTACATATATAGATGAACTGACAGCAGTAACCAGCCTTATGAACAAAAGTAAAAAGCTAAAAGGACTTCTCATGGGTCCCCAGTTTACTTCAGGAGAAAAGGAAAAAGTCCTTAAACAGTTAGGAAAAATAGCAGGATTCTCAGATTATACAATTAAATTCGTGACATATCTTTCTAATAACATGACGATTACTAGCCTTCCTGAGATTATCAGGATGACTACAAACATATATCTTGAAAAGAAACACAAGGCCAAGGCAGTTGTAATAACTCCAATGAAAATTGATAGGACCCATGAGAGCAGGCTCTCTGAGGCGCTTAAGAAACTTACAAACAAAGACGTGGACATGGACTTTGTACTTGACCCCACGCTTATTGGTGGAATTCTCGTCAAGGTCGGAAGCACTATGTATGATACAAGCATAAAAGGCCAGCTTAGGCTTTTAAAAGATGAGCTTATAAAGGGGTGA
- the atpG gene encoding ATP synthase F1 subunit gamma — protein MATLRDIKRRIKAVHSTKQITRAMKMVSAAKFRRAHERLIEMRPYATRMNAVISSLANSVEAETHPLLVTRPVKKVEVVVFTSDRGLCGAFNSNILKNAVKQIAELKQKGIEVTISTIGRKAYEYYKRRNIQLRKSWNIAGSVAFTNAQEISINIIENYVSEAVDEVILIYNEFKSVIAQETVTPRLLPMAPLETTAEVQPVSNFIYEPNKEELFDDLLPKNVEIQIFSALLESQGSEEAARMTAMENATKSANDMIDSLTLQYNKARQTSITTELMDIVGGVEALKG, from the coding sequence ATGGCAACATTAAGAGATATCAAAAGAAGGATAAAGGCTGTTCACAGCACTAAGCAGATAACACGTGCTATGAAGATGGTTTCTGCTGCAAAGTTCAGAAGAGCTCATGAGAGACTAATTGAAATGAGACCTTATGCCACCAGAATGAATGCCGTCATTTCAAGCCTTGCAAACAGCGTAGAGGCTGAGACTCATCCTTTACTTGTAACAAGACCAGTAAAAAAGGTTGAAGTTGTAGTTTTTACAAGTGACAGAGGTCTTTGCGGCGCTTTTAACTCTAATATTCTAAAGAATGCAGTAAAGCAAATAGCAGAGCTTAAACAAAAGGGGATAGAGGTAACCATAAGCACAATAGGAAGAAAGGCTTATGAATATTACAAAAGAAGAAATATCCAGCTAAGAAAATCATGGAATATTGCAGGAAGCGTTGCATTTACCAATGCTCAGGAGATTTCAATAAACATAATTGAAAATTATGTGAGCGAGGCAGTGGATGAAGTCATACTTATATACAATGAATTCAAATCAGTCATAGCCCAAGAGACTGTTACACCAAGACTCTTGCCTATGGCTCCTTTAGAAACAACAGCAGAGGTTCAGCCGGTATCCAATTTTATCTATGAGCCAAATAAAGAAGAGTTATTCGATGATCTGCTTCCTAAAAACGTCGAGATACAGATATTCAGCGCGCTGCTTGAGTCACAAGGCTCTGAAGAGGCAGCAAGAATGACTGCAATGGAAAATGCAACAAAAAGCGCCAATGACATGATAGACAGCCTTACCCTGCAGTACAACAAGGCCAGACAGACTTCTATCACAACAGAACTTATGGATATTGTCGGAGGCGTTGAAGCTCTTAAAGGATAA
- a CDS encoding AAA family ATPase codes for MAFVIAVAGKGGTGKTSIAALAVKYIVEKKKKSVLAVDADSNACLNEALGVNIHATIGGLREESLQTVRSGGERPGGMSMEQLFDYQVQQSVIEAKGFDLMVMGRPEGPGCYCAANNIIRKYTDKLSETYSYVVIDNEAGMEHLSRRTTHKVNLLFIVSDPSVRGIKTAKRISDLVKELNLDVEKHVLIINRVTSNEGKDLKKLGESLGLDVAGIIPQDQKVFEYDLQGKPITELTEDSSAVKTAFEVFEGLKV; via the coding sequence ATGGCTTTTGTAATAGCAGTTGCAGGAAAAGGCGGAACAGGAAAGACAAGCATTGCTGCGCTTGCAGTCAAGTATATAGTCGAAAAAAAGAAAAAATCTGTGTTGGCTGTTGATGCTGACAGCAACGCATGCCTTAATGAAGCATTAGGCGTAAATATACACGCCACGATAGGAGGCCTCCGTGAAGAATCCCTTCAGACTGTCAGAAGCGGAGGAGAGAGACCGGGCGGCATGTCAATGGAGCAGCTTTTTGATTATCAGGTCCAGCAGTCAGTGATAGAGGCAAAGGGTTTTGATCTTATGGTCATGGGAAGGCCTGAAGGACCAGGGTGCTACTGTGCAGCGAATAATATAATAAGAAAATACACAGACAAACTTTCTGAGACCTATTCTTATGTTGTGATCGACAATGAGGCCGGGATGGAACACTTAAGCAGAAGGACAACGCACAAAGTAAATCTGCTTTTCATAGTAAGCGATCCAAGCGTAAGGGGGATAAAGACAGCGAAGAGAATCTCAGACCTTGTCAAAGAACTAAACCTTGATGTTGAAAAACACGTTCTTATTATTAATAGAGTGACAAGCAATGAAGGTAAGGATCTCAAAAAACTCGGCGAATCACTCGGACTCGATGTTGCGGGAATTATTCCGCAAGACCAAAAGGTTTTTGAATACGACCTGCAGGGGAAGCCAATCACAGAACTTACTGAAGACTCATCTGCTGTTAAAACAGCTTTTGAAGTGTTCGAAGGCTTAAAGGTTTAA
- a CDS encoding F0F1 ATP synthase subunit epsilon: MAEEKLLLEIVTPQGLVYSGKVDEVTASGSEGEFGVLPGHAPFITTIKIGMVSGRVGKDYKFFFVNWGYAEVSSDKIVILADRAELSEESDIEKARAAMKEAEERFRKCETCDAHKAEAALERAVTGVNISKVKTPK; the protein is encoded by the coding sequence ATGGCTGAAGAAAAGCTTTTACTTGAAATAGTTACACCTCAGGGCCTCGTCTACAGCGGAAAAGTAGACGAGGTAACTGCAAGCGGCTCTGAAGGAGAATTTGGAGTCCTTCCGGGACATGCACCATTTATAACCACAATAAAAATAGGAATGGTCTCAGGCAGAGTAGGAAAGGATTATAAATTCTTTTTTGTGAACTGGGGATATGCAGAAGTAAGTTCTGATAAAATCGTTATTCTTGCCGATAGAGCAGAGCTTTCAGAAGAAAGCGATATTGAAAAGGCAAGGGCTGCAATGAAAGAAGCTGAAGAAAGATTCAGAAAATGCGAGACTTGCGATGCACACAAGGCTGAAGCTGCCCTTGAAAGAGCAGTAACAGGAGTTAACATTTCAAAGGTGAAAACTCCAAAATAA
- a CDS encoding ATP synthase F0 subunit B — translation MKSKINIRNFIFITFCFFTLLTAGLAFASGGETEHTPLWKEYLWKVINFSILVALLVLLIKKADIKGSLKNRTELIERTLREAKEAKELAEKSLAEVEKRYRTKDKEIEEIISSAKKHGEEEKIKIIEEIKHLREKILEQTKVNIEYELREAKAAIKAEAVDIAMELAGKKLKDKISSKELSAFLEESIKEIEDKK, via the coding sequence ATGAAATCAAAAATAAATATTAGAAATTTCATTTTTATTACATTCTGTTTTTTTACTCTGCTTACTGCAGGACTTGCCTTCGCCTCAGGCGGAGAAACTGAACACACTCCATTATGGAAAGAATACCTGTGGAAGGTAATCAATTTCAGCATACTCGTGGCTTTACTGGTTCTTCTTATTAAAAAAGCAGATATTAAAGGATCCTTAAAAAACAGAACAGAACTCATAGAAAGGACTTTGAGGGAAGCAAAAGAGGCTAAAGAACTTGCTGAAAAATCGCTTGCTGAGGTCGAAAAAAGATACAGGACAAAGGATAAAGAGATAGAAGAGATCATTTCATCAGCAAAAAAGCACGGCGAAGAAGAAAAAATAAAGATAATAGAGGAAATCAAACATCTCAGAGAAAAAATACTCGAGCAGACAAAAGTTAACATAGAATATGAACTCAGAGAAGCAAAGGCAGCGATAAAAGCTGAAGCTGTCGACATAGCAATGGAGCTTGCAGGAAAAAAGCTCAAAGACAAGATAAGCAGTAAGGAGCTTTCAGCTTTTCTTGAAGAGTCAATCAAGGAAATAGAGGATAAAAAATGA
- the galT gene encoding galactose-1-phosphate uridylyltransferase has product MPELRLNLITREWVIIATERAKRPDEFRSKKDKKILPEFSKTCPFCPGNESRTPEKVMQIASDGRWKVRVTPNKFPALSIDGEKTRINNSLKHLVTGVGRHEVVIESPLHNMTPALMPIEDLSDVVRAYKMRFMDIYNDPRIEHVIIFKNNGYNAGTSIEHTHSQIVGTPVTPLQVRDRLYETVKYFDNTGECLMCATAKNELEDNKRVVLDTKHFISFIPYAALSPFHTWIFPKQHNACFGDINDDEIKDLAYHLKTMLAKFYYGLENPDYNYVIRSESPKESGSEYYHWYLSIVPRVSQVAGFELGSGMYINTALPEDSAEFLRNIKY; this is encoded by the coding sequence ATGCCTGAACTAAGACTTAACCTTATAACAAGAGAATGGGTGATCATAGCCACTGAGAGGGCAAAAAGGCCTGATGAATTCAGATCTAAAAAAGACAAAAAAATTCTTCCTGAGTTTTCAAAAACCTGTCCGTTTTGTCCTGGCAACGAGAGCAGGACTCCAGAAAAAGTCATGCAGATAGCTTCTGACGGAAGATGGAAGGTAAGGGTAACCCCCAATAAATTTCCTGCGCTCAGCATTGACGGCGAGAAAACAAGAATAAATAATTCTCTTAAACATCTTGTCACAGGAGTAGGCAGACATGAAGTTGTAATCGAATCCCCGCTTCATAATATGACGCCTGCATTAATGCCGATAGAGGATTTATCAGATGTTGTTAGAGCTTATAAAATGCGTTTTATGGATATATATAATGACCCCAGAATTGAACATGTAATAATCTTTAAAAATAATGGATATAACGCAGGAACATCAATTGAACACACGCATTCCCAGATTGTCGGCACTCCTGTTACGCCTCTTCAGGTCAGAGACAGGCTGTATGAAACAGTAAAATATTTTGATAACACAGGCGAATGCCTGATGTGCGCAACAGCGAAAAACGAGCTTGAAGATAACAAAAGAGTAGTGCTTGATACAAAACATTTTATTTCATTCATTCCATACGCTGCGCTTTCTCCGTTTCACACATGGATCTTTCCAAAACAACACAATGCATGTTTTGGTGATATAAATGATGATGAAATAAAAGATCTCGCATATCATTTGAAAACCATGCTTGCAAAGTTTTACTATGGACTGGAGAATCCTGATTACAATTATGTAATCAGATCTGAAAGCCCCAAGGAAAGCGGTTCTGAATATTATCACTGGTATCTTAGTATTGTTCCAAGAGTCAGCCAGGTTGCTGGTTTTGAGCTGGGTTCGGGAATGTATATAAATACAGCCCTTCCTGAAGACAGCGCAGAGTTTTTAAGGAATATAAAGTATTAA
- the bioF gene encoding 8-amino-7-oxononanoate synthase, with translation MYNIFMFVKMLDFIKKQKLFRQIRDIDSSQGSHVKINGREYINFSSNDYLGLSSNKTLINAAEQAFKKYGFGSGASRLLSGGTSIFGELEKKIAEFKSTQAALVFNSGYAANIGIIPAIADEKDIIFSDEFNHASIVDGCRLSRADKYIYKHKDIYELENALKKSDAVKKIVVTDSIFSMDGDIAPISDMYNICKKNNAILYIDDAHATGVLGKGRGSLAHFNLKPDSWIIQMGTFSKALGSFGAFAAANNEVIDWLINRARSFVFSTALPSCVIGASIAALETIQKEPERISMLWANRDMAAKEIESLGYDISDSETPIIPLKFDNVDDALQKSKLFFDNGILAPAIRPPTVKKPIIRITITAAHSSEDIEALKKILSL, from the coding sequence TTGTATAATATTTTCATGTTCGTAAAAATGCTTGATTTTATTAAAAAACAGAAACTTTTCAGACAGATAAGAGACATAGATTCTTCTCAGGGTTCACATGTAAAAATAAACGGCAGGGAATATATAAATTTTTCATCAAATGATTATCTTGGCCTTTCAAGCAATAAAACTCTTATAAATGCTGCTGAACAGGCCTTCAAAAAATATGGTTTTGGGTCAGGCGCATCAAGACTTCTTTCTGGCGGGACCAGTATTTTCGGAGAACTTGAAAAGAAGATCGCTGAATTCAAATCAACTCAGGCAGCGCTTGTTTTTAACTCAGGATATGCAGCAAACATCGGGATTATCCCTGCGATTGCAGATGAAAAAGACATAATATTCAGCGATGAATTTAATCATGCAAGCATTGTTGACGGATGCAGGTTGAGCAGGGCAGATAAATATATATATAAACATAAGGATATCTATGAACTCGAAAATGCTCTTAAAAAATCCGATGCAGTAAAAAAAATTGTTGTTACAGATTCCATATTCAGCATGGACGGTGATATAGCCCCGATATCTGATATGTATAATATATGTAAGAAAAACAATGCCATCCTTTATATTGATGATGCGCATGCAACCGGTGTTCTTGGAAAAGGCAGAGGATCTCTGGCACATTTTAATCTCAAACCGGATTCATGGATTATACAGATGGGCACTTTTTCTAAGGCATTGGGTTCATTCGGAGCTTTTGCAGCCGCGAATAATGAGGTGATCGACTGGCTAATCAACAGAGCAAGAAGCTTTGTTTTTTCAACAGCATTGCCCTCATGCGTTATAGGCGCTTCTATTGCAGCGCTCGAAACAATACAGAAAGAACCCGAGAGAATCAGCATGCTCTGGGCTAACAGAGATATGGCTGCAAAAGAGATTGAATCGCTTGGTTATGATATCTCAGATAGTGAGACGCCGATAATCCCTCTAAAATTTGATAATGTTGATGATGCGCTTCAAAAATCGAAGCTTTTTTTTGATAATGGCATACTCGCTCCTGCTATAAGACCGCCCACAGTCAAAAAGCCTATTATAAGAATAACAATTACTGCGGCCCATAGCAGCGAAGATATTGAGGCTCTAAAAAAAATTCTGTCTTTATGA
- a CDS encoding RNA methyltransferase — protein sequence MNYAKISSAVNQKIKEIIDIKNKRGKYKGNAFILDGPHLIEMALASGTKISRVLITEKFASKKEGRAVLTLLKNKAEIFEVEERIIAKIADTETPQGILAVASYPSVRLSDIKFKSDPFLIIIDNIQEPGNLGAIIRTADAAGADAVIILKGTCDIFMQKTLRATAGSIFNIQVVSSSTDEVIKWLKANNITLISTAADAQLSIFDADIKKASAFVFGNEAHGISAEIQKNADLVLSIPIMGKAESLNVAVCAAICLYEAVRQKTR from the coding sequence ATGAATTATGCAAAGATTTCCAGCGCAGTTAATCAAAAAATCAAAGAAATCATCGATATAAAAAACAAGAGAGGGAAATATAAAGGCAATGCCTTTATTCTTGACGGTCCTCATCTTATTGAGATGGCTCTTGCCTCTGGTACAAAGATCAGCAGGGTTTTGATTACAGAAAAGTTTGCATCAAAAAAAGAGGGAAGGGCTGTTTTGACTTTACTGAAAAATAAAGCTGAAATTTTTGAGGTTGAAGAACGCATAATTGCAAAGATAGCTGACACAGAAACTCCGCAGGGCATATTAGCAGTCGCATCATATCCTAGTGTGAGACTTTCAGACATAAAATTTAAATCAGATCCGTTTTTGATAATTATAGATAACATTCAGGAACCAGGGAATCTTGGCGCGATAATCAGGACTGCTGATGCTGCCGGAGCAGATGCAGTGATTATTTTAAAAGGCACATGTGATATATTTATGCAGAAAACACTGCGTGCAACCGCAGGAAGCATATTCAATATTCAGGTTGTCAGCTCAAGCACAGATGAGGTCATTAAATGGCTGAAAGCAAATAATATAACCCTTATATCTACAGCAGCGGATGCACAGCTCTCGATATTCGATGCAGATATTAAAAAAGCCTCTGCATTTGTATTCGGGAATGAGGCCCATGGCATAAGCGCAGAAATACAAAAGAATGCCGACCTTGTTTTGAGTATCCCGATTATGGGAAAAGCGGAAAGCCTGAATGTTGCCGTTTGTGCTGCTATATGTTTATATGAAGCAGTAAGACAGAAAACAAGATAA